TGTTAACGCTACAACCCAGTGAATTTCAGTATGAAATTTTAACGTGTTTGTAGTGGTTGTTAACGCTACAACCCAGTGAATTTCAGTATGAAATTTTAACGTGTTTGTAGTGGTTGTTAACGCTACAACCCAGTGAATTCTTGGAACTTGTTCTGAGGTGCCAAAAATTTCTAATTTTTGAGCATTATGATTCTAGCGCGCCTGTTCTGGTTGTTAGATTTTCTTCAATCATTTTTTTATTTCTTTTTTCTCTTTCTTTAATTTCTTTTTAAACTTAGACGGAATACTTTTAACTGCATCTCTAATTAGGTCTCCTAAGGATGGTAAAGTTAAATGAAAGTCTTAAGGAGTTACTTGACGTTCGAGAAACTATTGTTGCAACTTCTGATGATATGCAACGAGGATTGTTTCAGGGAGCTATTTTGGGAACGACTGGAGCTTATTGTTATGGTTTTTTGGGTGCATCTTTAGGTTTTACAAGTGGTTTACTCTTTAATTTGTACAATTCTCCTTCAAATCGTTCATGGGATAAGTTCGTAAAAAAACGAGCTCACAACGCAACGCCCCAGAAACGTAAGACTCCTTTTGTTTGGCAATCTGCTGCAACAATTGCAGGACTTACTTTAACAGGTCTTCTTCTTGGGAAGAAATCTGTAGCTAGTTTTTTTGACTTCTCATCTATTCAAGATTTACAAGAAGCAATTGTTATGAAGCAAAACGGCTTAGACCATACGTTCATCGATAATTATCTTGCTCAGTCCATCAAAGAAACGGCAGGGATTGCTTGGAAGTTATCTTGGCTTGGTTATATGGCAAATGAAGCAAATAAAACATTTTCAAATGGTTTTCTCACCTATGTTTCTAAAGATGTAAAAAAAGTGGCTTCTACTTTAAAAATTTCTTTTCAATCAAAAGAAGCAAGGATAAAAGCATATGGGGCTTTGGCAAATGAAAATAATCCTGTTGGCCTTTATTATCTTTACAAAACGTTTCTTGAGCAAGGAAAGACAAATGAAGCGCTTGCTGCAATTTTGAACTATTATTTCAAGAATGACCAAATCCCTGAGTCTCCATATGGTTCTCACACAAGAAAGAAAAAACTCATCGAGTTAGAATTAAAACAAAAACCTGCTGTAGATTCATTTACTGTTTCTTTACTTCTTCCTGTTGACAAATCCTTAATTGATTACTATGCAGACCTTGCAGTGCAAGAAGCTAAAGAAAATAAAGATGCAGCAACACTTTCGCTTCTTGCTTTGTATCAATCTCACAAAAACCAAGAATCAGCCAAGGCGACATGGAAAGCTGTTGCATCTATTGCTTCAAACTCAAAAAGTTTAGCTGAAAAAGTATTGGGTGAAGGTAATAGTGGTGGCGCATCTCGATTGTTATTTGAAGGTTCAGAAGATGATCCTCTTCGTTGGTCTATTGTGAAAACATCTGGTGAAAAGTCTTTGCTAGTTGGTAAATATAATTTGGGAAATGCGATTCATCTGGGAAACAAAAAAAGATTACTTAAGACTCCTCAAATGTTTTCTTTAGAGGAGACTGGCAATGAACATCATTTATTTCGTCAGCAATTATGGGGTGTTCCTCTTGATGAGTTTTCCAGAAGCACCAATCTTGAGCATTTAGATTTGTTATACTATGATATTCTTAAAGGAATCTGGCAATTACAAAACGCGTATGATGCACAAGATGTTGTTGAAATTCCAGAAACTAATTGGGAAGAAAAGTTTCTTGCTAAAGAAAATAATTTTTACAACAAAAAACAAATTGAGCAATCTTTAGAATGGCTTTTAGAAAATAATCCTTCCTGTCCTGTTTACCCAATTAAAGAATTTCCCATTGTTGACCCGTATGTACGAAACATTGGCGTGCACGAGCAAAAAGATGGTTCTTTACTCCTTCCTTATTGGGATGTGGAACCAAAAACTCGCGCTCCAAGAATATATGATTATGCAACGCTTCTCTTAACTGCAAAGCCTTCTCTTTTGCAAGAAACATTTTCTAAAACTAGACGCCAAGCGCTTCACATGTATGAGTTGCATGATAGTTTTTCTTCTGAAACCACGAATAGAGCGTATGCTGGAGCTGTGGTGCTACGAACACTTGGCCTCCTTAAAGCTTGGAGCAACGAGCAAAAGCAATCAGGATTAGTTTCTTCTCGTCCACAATTACTAAGCTCTGCTCTTAGAGAACTTTCTTATTTAAAACAACAAGGTGATAATAACTTAGCTAATTTTGCAGAATCAAACACCGTTCTTCTTGAAAGATTACATCCTCAGTTAGGCAAATTACAAGAACGTTTCTCTCGCTAGTCCTTTTTACTAGTCCCTTAGGACTCAAAACAAATATTTAAATACTGTTTTGTGAAAATATACCTTGTATGGTCCTTGAGAATTTATTTCCTGATAATTGGTTAGAGAAAAAAACTGGTTATGCATTTCTTTTAGGATTTATTTATTCTCTTGTGGGTATTGTTATTGCTGATTTACTTTTTGGCGCAAATTCAGGTCTTGCATCGGTCATGTTTACTTCAATTCTTCTTATTCCTTCTTTGCGAAAATTATTTGTTAAAGAAGAAAAACTTGAAGAAAAAGAAAAAAAGTTTTCATTAAAAGAATTATATAAAGATAATAAACATCTCATCCATACTTATGTTGGTATTTTTTTAGGTGTTTTTGTTGCTTATTGGTCCTTAAGTTTTTTTGGTTCGCTTTTTGGTTGGAATGTTACAACGCTTTTCAAAGAGCAAGTATTTCTTGACCCTGCAATTAGTGGTCGTGCCACGTATTCATTTTCTACGTTTTGGAGTATTCTACAAAACAATTGGTGGGTGCTTCTTGCTTGTTTTTTTCTTTCGCTTATTTCCGGAGATGGCGCAACGTTTTTTGTTGTTTGGAACGCTTCAGCATGGGCAGTCATTTTTGGCGTGCGAGGCGTTGCCGCTGCAGCTACTCTTGGGCAAAGTCCTTTCCTCGTTGGCGGTTTGATGTTGCTTATTATATTGCCTCATATGTTG
The Candidatus Woesearchaeota archaeon DNA segment above includes these coding regions:
- a CDS encoding stage II sporulation protein M; this encodes MVLENLFPDNWLEKKTGYAFLLGFIYSLVGIVIADLLFGANSGLASVMFTSILLIPSLRKLFVKEEKLEEKEKKFSLKELYKDNKHLIHTYVGIFLGVFVAYWSLSFFGSLFGWNVTTLFKEQVFLDPAISGRATYSFSTFWSILQNNWWVLLACFFLSLISGDGATFFVVWNASAWAVIFGVRGVAAAATLGQSPFLVGGLMLLIILPHMLLEGIAYILSGIAGAVISDEVIAKSGELKKFLSSLVFIMLGFWVLNYVFKLLLQGPALIVLRMVVLGGLVYLLKHVFAHNKKHQEVFVYNYWLFIIALLIFIIGAAVETGVLSYSGLLNKYYLAAAGIMF